One region of bacterium genomic DNA includes:
- a CDS encoding DUF4037 domain-containing protein, translating to MFSPTESGIDQDALKHYMDEQIYSLPGIENHRDVFTVLLTGSRATGKHSVTSDIDIDVLCPQNVYDVVQMEAYRAGFIKSQTSFFCIQPAEKTGHYFGIELGNPHFSVTPLEKVQKQFSDYEDVPLWIWTNAKIITDPSRQFKNICNSFTAYPHDILINKIKYHWLMGWYWAIEVYPLHHKSDDELLPAASSLLNAINEFLRVFFLVDGKPFPYTERLVCHAADTTLGHKSLAYLRDIVDLVVGKTLPDMHPWQRLDSAFESLCCSDKNHDAKLHQEMWDHMLVETGLDEEWVDSAFDNIDDLINGSLGPPP from the coding sequence ATGTTTAGCCCTACTGAATCCGGCATAGACCAGGATGCTCTAAAGCACTATATGGATGAGCAAATATACTCTCTGCCGGGAATCGAAAACCATCGAGATGTGTTTACAGTTCTCCTGACCGGGAGTCGCGCAACTGGAAAGCATAGCGTGACCTCGGATATCGACATCGATGTTTTGTGCCCGCAGAACGTATATGATGTAGTGCAGATGGAAGCATATCGAGCAGGCTTTATCAAATCGCAAACATCGTTCTTTTGTATACAGCCGGCGGAAAAAACAGGTCACTATTTTGGTATTGAATTAGGCAACCCACATTTTTCTGTAACCCCGCTCGAAAAGGTCCAGAAGCAATTTAGTGATTATGAAGATGTGCCGTTGTGGATTTGGACGAACGCCAAGATCATCACTGATCCAAGCCGACAATTCAAGAATATTTGCAATTCATTTACTGCATATCCGCATGACATACTGATAAACAAGATCAAGTATCACTGGCTTATGGGCTGGTATTGGGCTATTGAAGTCTATCCGCTGCACCATAAATCGGACGATGAGCTGCTGCCCGCAGCAAGTTCGCTACTCAATGCTATCAACGAGTTTCTGAGAGTGTTTTTCCTTGTCGACGGGAAGCCTTTTCCATATACGGAGCGGTTGGTCTGCCATGCCGCCGATACCACACTCGGTCACAAGTCCCTTGCTTACTTGAGAGATATAGTCGATCTGGTGGTGGGCAAAACGCTTCCCGATATGCACCCCTGGCAGCGTCTGGACTCTGCATTTGAGTCCTTGTGCTGTTCAGACAAGAACCATGATGCAAAGCTGCATCAAGAGATGTGGGACCACATGCTGGTGGAAACAGGACTCGACGAAGAGTGGGTTGACTCGGCGTTCGACAATATCGATGACCTGATCAACGGCAGCTTGGGTCCACCTCCATAG
- a CDS encoding alpha-glucosidase/alpha-galactosidase (catalyses the hydrolysis of terminal non-reducing alpha-D-galactose residues in alpha-D-galactosides), producing the protein MMKIAFIGAGSYIFARKLVIDLATFDDLPPIELALMDIDASRLETTEMLVNKVISQQKRQISVTKTLDRRQALDGADFVFAMYEPNGLEARKREVQVCIDHRVPMAIGDTLGPSGVFKGIRTGILALSVARDMEQMCPDALFLNYVNPMAVNCWVVNAMTDVRSVGMCHGLEHTRVLLAGFLEIPADELYLRGWGINHMLWILEMKHNGQDMYPRLREILPSVREQDPVRFALMDAAGYFVTESSYHSAEYVPYFREWFKPLAVFDHEDPSFNFGMGGWGGQIIEPSEPPAGRVEQKIPLNWDIYLYEKHWAKNWDKQKQQLLDETSVPIALSEEYGMRIVHSVITDTARTMSLNVANKGYIPNLPTGATVELPVKVDKDGLHPDTVDPLPEPCASLCRRNIEVHSQIVEAIANEDARAAFNAVLLDPLAGACLDPAGMRSLFNDLVERDREWLPEWLIR; encoded by the coding sequence ATGATGAAAATAGCGTTCATTGGAGCAGGCAGTTATATTTTCGCTCGAAAACTCGTGATCGACTTGGCGACCTTTGACGATTTGCCGCCTATTGAACTGGCATTAATGGACATAGACGCAAGCCGCCTGGAGACGACCGAAATGCTGGTCAACAAAGTGATTTCACAGCAGAAACGGCAGATCAGCGTAACCAAGACACTTGACCGCAGACAGGCTTTGGATGGTGCTGACTTTGTCTTCGCTATGTATGAGCCCAATGGTCTTGAGGCTCGCAAGCGTGAGGTCCAAGTGTGCATCGATCATAGAGTGCCGATGGCAATAGGCGATACACTGGGTCCCTCGGGTGTCTTCAAAGGTATACGAACCGGAATACTGGCGCTGAGTGTAGCCCGCGATATGGAGCAGATGTGCCCTGACGCACTTTTCCTTAACTATGTAAATCCGATGGCGGTAAACTGCTGGGTCGTAAACGCCATGACCGACGTTCGCTCTGTGGGCATGTGCCATGGTTTGGAACACACCCGTGTTCTGCTGGCAGGGTTTCTTGAAATACCTGCTGATGAGCTGTATCTGCGCGGCTGGGGTATCAACCACATGCTCTGGATACTGGAGATGAAGCATAACGGACAGGATATGTATCCACGGCTCCGAGAGATCCTGCCCTCAGTCCGTGAGCAGGACCCTGTGAGATTCGCTCTGATGGACGCTGCCGGATATTTCGTAACTGAATCGAGCTATCATTCCGCGGAATACGTGCCTTATTTCCGGGAATGGTTCAAGCCCCTTGCGGTATTCGACCATGAAGACCCGTCGTTTAACTTCGGTATGGGCGGATGGGGAGGCCAGATAATTGAGCCATCCGAGCCTCCCGCAGGGCGCGTGGAGCAGAAAATCCCGCTCAATTGGGATATTTACCTGTATGAAAAGCACTGGGCCAAGAATTGGGACAAACAAAAACAGCAGTTGCTGGACGAAACGTCCGTTCCTATTGCGCTGAGCGAAGAATACGGGATGAGGATAGTACATTCTGTTATTACGGACACTGCCCGCACTATGAGTCTTAACGTTGCAAACAAGGGCTATATACCCAACTTGCCGACAGGAGCCACAGTCGAACTGCCCGTGAAGGTAGATAAAGATGGTCTGCACCCGGATACGGTCGATCCTCTGCCGGAGCCTTGCGCATCGCTGTGCAGGCGCAATATTGAGGTGCACTCGCAGATAGTCGAGGCTATAGCGAATGAGGATGCGCGCGCTGCGTTCAACGCTGTGCTCCTCGACCCGTTGGCGGGAGCGTGTCTTGACCCGGCTGGTATGCGTTCGCTGTTTAATGATCTTGTTGAGCGTGATAGG
- a CDS encoding PIN domain-containing protein → MVIVDSSVWIDLLRNRETPETLAFERLAAEEEIGLGDLILYEVLQGVTPADRFEKVKSHLLAFDVFTMGGRDLILEAIQNARTLRSQGIQAATVDCLIATFCIISNSRLLSSDHHFQPFVDILGLTMA, encoded by the coding sequence ATGGTAATCGTGGACAGTTCGGTCTGGATCGACCTGCTGAGAAATCGCGAAACACCTGAGACGCTTGCCTTTGAGCGCCTCGCAGCAGAAGAGGAAATCGGGCTTGGTGACTTGATTTTGTATGAGGTGTTGCAGGGTGTTACTCCTGCAGATCGGTTCGAGAAGGTCAAGTCTCATCTGCTTGCGTTCGATGTTTTTACAATGGGTGGCCGTGATCTCATACTTGAAGCCATTCAAAATGCGCGCACTCTGCGTTCACAGGGAATTCAAGCGGCAACAGTAGACTGCCTCATCGCGACATTTTGCATTATATCAAACAGCCGACTTCTCAGCTCAGACCACCATTTCCAGCCGTTTGTAGACATTCTCGGCCTTACTATGGCCTAA
- a CDS encoding DUF1844 domain-containing protein — protein MDEEPKVTDKRRVNADGTLKEENVEQSPAEEPKAGQTAEPTQEAASADDEQAGMPPPNVYATMEFMVSMLAEQAWMLMGLRLAPGQKEISKDLTQAKVAIDTVVFIVDKLQPYIEEQDRTALRGLISDLQLNFVRQNQ, from the coding sequence ATGGACGAAGAACCGAAAGTGACGGACAAGAGAAGAGTCAACGCTGACGGCACTTTGAAAGAAGAAAATGTCGAGCAGTCTCCTGCCGAGGAGCCAAAGGCGGGTCAGACAGCGGAACCGACTCAGGAAGCAGCTTCGGCTGATGACGAGCAGGCAGGTATGCCGCCGCCGAATGTTTACGCGACTATGGAGTTTATGGTGAGTATGTTGGCCGAACAGGCCTGGATGCTGATGGGCTTGCGGCTTGCACCAGGACAAAAAGAAATATCCAAAGACCTTACCCAGGCCAAGGTCGCCATCGATACGGTGGTGTTTATAGTCGATAAGCTCCAGCCTTACATTGAGGAACAGGACCGCACAGCGCTGCGAGGGCTGATCAGCGACCTTCAGCTCAATTTTGTGCGTCAAAATCAGTAA
- a CDS encoding GNAT family N-acetyltransferase, translating into MLNHVGTRTIETNRVVLRRYNMNDAEDMFRNWVTDPEVSRFWGWEPHKNIEETKSLLSRWIEEYSNPETYHWVIVLKDASQAIGYIYLNEINNEDNSVSVHYLLSRKYWNQGIMTEACKCVLDFAFSVLGVEKVYTHHHVDNPASGKVQQKSGMRYIKTAYRQVPDCEQLSGDYSYYELTIDDWKRNG; encoded by the coding sequence ATGTTGAATCATGTAGGAACGCGAACAATCGAAACAAATCGAGTCGTCTTACGAAGATATAACATGAACGATGCAGAAGATATGTTTCGTAATTGGGTAACAGACCCGGAGGTTAGCCGATTTTGGGGATGGGAACCACACAAGAATATCGAGGAAACAAAGTCTCTTTTGTCGCGTTGGATCGAAGAGTATTCAAATCCAGAAACATATCACTGGGTTATTGTACTCAAAGATGCTTCACAGGCTATAGGCTACATTTATCTCAATGAAATAAACAATGAAGATAACAGCGTTTCTGTTCATTACCTGTTAAGTCGAAAGTATTGGAATCAAGGTATAATGACTGAGGCTTGTAAGTGTGTTTTGGATTTTGCTTTCTCTGTATTGGGAGTTGAAAAAGTGTATACGCATCATCATGTTGATAACCCTGCGAGCGGTAAGGTGCAACAGAAAAGCGGTATGCGGTACATCAAAACTGCATACAGGCAAGTTCCAGATTGTGAACAACTCAGTGGCGACTATAGTTATTATGAATTGACGATAGATGACTGGAAACGTAATGGATAA
- a CDS encoding type II toxin-antitoxin system VapB family antitoxin, whose translation MRTNIVIDDALIKAAQEATGLKTKKAVVEEGLRRLVKCKQQLDAINALKGSADWEGDLRALRENRVVAKW comes from the coding sequence ATGCGCACCAATATTGTGATAGACGACGCTTTGATTAAGGCCGCACAGGAAGCCACCGGGCTAAAAACTAAGAAGGCCGTTGTGGAAGAAGGACTGCGGCGTCTTGTCAAATGCAAACAGCAATTAGACGCTATCAATGCGCTCAAAGGATCGGCAGATTGGGAAGGCGATCTTAGGGCGCTTCGCGAAAATAGAGTTGTTGCAAAATGGTAA
- a CDS encoding bacteriocin family protein, with translation MTNKYLGREDFSGSEEVFSRLDEIVISSAKSQLSARKLLDIEGPYGLALKSIPLPDKTIKESDPKVTAGNMLAVPLIETTFSLGARDLAAFESSGFSLDTEAVASAAMNMASAEDVLIFEGSKELGIEGLLNAKGTQSSKLGSWEEIGSAANDIIKALSTLDVSGFHGPYLLALSPNLYNLLYKRYPQGNQTEMQHVESMVGSSVIKAPGIKNGGVLLAAGKQFASIIIGQDMTTGYIGPEDERFVFSISESLTPYIKVPASVCVLKA, from the coding sequence ATGACGAATAAATATCTCGGACGTGAAGATTTTTCGGGGTCGGAGGAAGTATTTTCCAGACTGGACGAGATAGTGATTTCCTCCGCAAAGAGTCAACTATCCGCAAGAAAATTGCTTGATATAGAAGGACCGTATGGTCTGGCATTGAAGAGTATTCCACTGCCGGACAAGACAATCAAAGAATCGGACCCAAAGGTAACTGCCGGCAACATGCTCGCTGTTCCACTTATTGAGACCACATTCTCACTCGGAGCACGCGACCTGGCTGCATTTGAGTCGAGCGGGTTTTCGCTGGACACTGAAGCAGTTGCATCCGCCGCCATGAACATGGCGTCAGCGGAAGATGTCCTGATATTTGAAGGCAGCAAGGAACTTGGAATAGAAGGGCTGCTCAATGCCAAAGGCACCCAGTCGAGCAAACTCGGCAGTTGGGAAGAAATCGGTTCGGCGGCAAACGATATTATAAAAGCGCTGAGCACACTTGATGTGTCAGGCTTTCATGGACCATATCTGCTGGCGCTCTCGCCGAACCTCTATAATCTGCTGTATAAACGATATCCCCAGGGCAACCAAACCGAGATGCAGCATGTGGAGAGCATGGTGGGCAGCAGTGTCATTAAGGCTCCGGGGATCAAAAACGGAGGGGTGCTGCTGGCTGCGGGCAAGCAGTTTGCTTCTATAATAATCGGCCAGGACATGACGACCGGCTACATCGGTCCTGAAGATGAGAGGTTTGTGTTTAGTATCTCCGAAAGTCTGACACCATACATAAAAGTGCCAGCATCCGTGTGTGTGCTGAAAGCATAA
- a CDS encoding Rubrerythrin, translating into MPSFSDPFYGNTPSKKMTITELIRALRLDVAAEEEATALYEAHADATDNPLAKKVFLDIANEERVHVGEFTELINILTKYEEDAWLANGAAEVKEMAEEVARGELEPATPAEKAEHESGSEAEKDKAELTIGSLK; encoded by the coding sequence ATGCCCAGTTTTTCAGATCCGTTCTATGGAAATACTCCATCAAAAAAGATGACGATCACCGAGTTGATCAGAGCGCTCAGGCTCGATGTGGCAGCAGAAGAAGAGGCCACAGCGTTATATGAGGCTCATGCGGACGCCACAGATAATCCTCTGGCCAAAAAGGTTTTTCTGGATATTGCGAACGAGGAACGCGTACATGTCGGCGAGTTCACTGAACTCATAAACATCCTTACAAAATATGAGGAAGACGCGTGGCTCGCCAATGGCGCAGCCGAAGTGAAGGAAATGGCTGAAGAAGTGGCGAGAGGCGAACTCGAACCGGCTACGCCTGCCGAAAAAGCCGAGCACGAGTCAGGCTCCGAGGCTGAAAAAGATAAAGCTGAGCTGACGATAGGATCATTGAAATAG
- a CDS encoding VanZ family protein yields the protein MKDKIYRWGPVVLWMGLIFFLSSQSKLPSIPGLDKIDYSDKIEHALTYGVLGFLTWRALNITAPKWQQIVITIGISAAYGLTDEVHQLYVPGRTFDLLDLAADTLGAAIAVIALAIHMGGDKYGRRTESDGQEKSQR from the coding sequence ATGAAAGATAAGATTTACCGATGGGGACCGGTGGTGCTTTGGATGGGACTAATATTTTTTCTCTCGTCTCAATCCAAACTACCTTCAATACCCGGATTGGACAAGATTGATTACTCAGACAAGATCGAGCATGCACTCACATACGGAGTGCTCGGTTTTCTCACATGGCGGGCATTGAACATAACGGCGCCCAAGTGGCAGCAGATCGTTATCACGATAGGTATTTCTGCAGCATATGGCCTGACTGATGAGGTGCATCAACTATACGTGCCGGGACGCACGTTCGACCTGCTGGATTTGGCAGCAGACACGCTTGGAGCAGCCATAGCGGTTATTGCACTAGCTATACATATGGGAGGCGATAAATATGGACGAAGAACCGAAAGTGACGGACAAGAGAAGAGTCAACGCTGA
- a CDS encoding GNAT family N-acetyltransferase: MNNAGWALEEKESGIVVGSVILKWLPDADRVPTKDMEVGWHMGREHWGKGFATEAGMRAARYALDTLGQSVIYAVVRPGNERSVRVTQRIGMRPVGTTNKYYGAELLLFELR; the protein is encoded by the coding sequence GTGAATAATGCGGGCTGGGCGCTTGAAGAAAAGGAGTCAGGCATAGTAGTCGGAAGCGTAATCTTGAAGTGGCTGCCGGATGCGGACCGGGTTCCAACAAAGGACATGGAGGTCGGCTGGCATATGGGTCGTGAGCACTGGGGCAAAGGCTTTGCGACCGAAGCAGGGATGCGAGCTGCGCGCTATGCCCTGGATACTCTAGGCCAGAGCGTGATATATGCCGTAGTCAGGCCGGGTAATGAACGTTCCGTCCGTGTGACTCAAAGGATCGGCATGCGACCGGTGGGCACGACAAACAAGTATTACGGCGCAGAACTGCTGCTTTTTGAGTTGAGATGA
- a CDS encoding GNAT family N-acetyltransferase — MIIFETQRLIARYWEPDKDAEQAFRIYSHPEVTRFIRAPKDIPINVDAQRDELMKKCAEYRHNDGTGYWPVLCVKRIIRVSESIIHVSRE, encoded by the coding sequence TTGATTATTTTTGAAACCCAAAGGCTGATAGCCCGTTATTGGGAACCTGATAAAGACGCCGAGCAGGCCTTTCGCATTTATTCCCACCCCGAGGTAACCCGCTTCATACGTGCTCCAAAAGATATTCCTATTAATGTGGATGCGCAGAGAGATGAACTGATGAAGAAATGTGCCGAGTATCGTCACAACGACGGCACAGGCTACTGGCCCGTATTATGCGTAAAGCGCATAATACGGGTCTCCGAGAGCATTATTCACGTTTCTCGTGAATAA
- a CDS encoding NmrA family NAD(P)-binding protein — MISVFGSTGNVGGRVAAMLLESGVAVRAMVRLPQKADVLKNRGAEIIEGNMLNIGDVKDALDRCDGTFLMTPINIASDNYIKEEIAIGKNYGHALEDSTVNHVVHMSSIGAHAKTGIAQIESKAAIEDAIFASGVDCTFLRPAFFMDNLYKQMDMIRSHGIISTLLPPDVPIPMVSTEDIAYAAVKSLMRGAKGEKEEYDILGGRDYTMDEVADIVSDAVGKDVQYIQMNDDQAREFFSQMGMCPVVVEDYIKMFKLIPDVPVEADRMRVYEEFNFEPTSLESMVSTIAGALV, encoded by the coding sequence ATGATAAGTGTATTCGGGTCGACAGGTAATGTCGGCGGCAGAGTTGCCGCCATGCTGTTGGAGTCTGGTGTGGCCGTGAGGGCAATGGTGCGCTTGCCGCAAAAGGCCGATGTGCTTAAAAACCGCGGAGCTGAGATAATCGAAGGAAACATGCTCAACATCGGGGATGTAAAAGATGCTCTTGACCGCTGTGACGGAACGTTTTTGATGACCCCGATAAACATTGCAAGCGATAACTACATCAAAGAAGAGATCGCCATCGGCAAAAACTATGGCCATGCACTGGAAGACTCGACTGTAAACCATGTGGTACATATGTCTTCGATTGGAGCGCATGCAAAGACCGGGATTGCTCAGATTGAATCGAAAGCCGCGATAGAAGACGCCATATTTGCCTCCGGTGTCGACTGCACATTTCTGCGCCCGGCGTTCTTTATGGACAATCTATATAAGCAGATGGATATGATACGCAGCCATGGCATCATATCCACACTTCTCCCTCCTGACGTGCCCATCCCGATGGTATCCACCGAAGACATTGCATATGCGGCAGTAAAGTCTCTGATGCGCGGAGCAAAAGGCGAGAAGGAAGAATACGATATTCTCGGCGGCAGGGATTATACGATGGACGAAGTCGCCGATATAGTCTCGGATGCCGTCGGCAAAGACGTGCAGTATATTCAGATGAATGATGACCAGGCTCGCGAGTTTTTCAGTCAGATGGGTATGTGCCCGGTGGTCGTCGAGGACTATATCAAGATGTTCAAACTTATCCCTGATGTGCCTGTGGAGGCCGACCGCATGCGGGTTTATGAGGAGTTCAACTTCGAGCCGACCAGCCTGGAGTCGATGGTGAGCACCATTGCGGGCGCGCTGGTCTGA
- a CDS encoding preprotein translocase subunit SecA has translation MNIIKLFSANEREIKKFRKVADQITALEPSIKSLTDEQLRAKTDEFRERIAQGETVDDLLVEAFAVVREAGIRTLGMRHFDVQLIGGMVLHQGRIAEMRTGEGKTLVATLPLYLNALEGKGAHLVTVNDFLSKRDAAWNGPLYHFLGLTVGSIHGQSAESGGSGNSYMFDPDYAAESPLGWDKLRPVTRQEAYACDITYGTNHEFGFDYLRDNMAFRAEDLVQRELHYAIVDEVDSILVDEARTPLIISGPGNRSSDMYYKMDKVVRRLVKERDYTIDEKAKTAMLTEDGTRKVEEITGCGNLSDPDNIEINQYVNAALKAHAVFKKDIDYVVKDGQVIIVDEFTGRLMFGRRWSDGLHQAVEAKEGVPVEEENQTLATITYQNYFRLYDKLSGMTGTAKTEEEEFRKIYALDVVEIPTNRPVIRKDSPDVIYKTEEAKFRGIVTEVLKAYTREQPVLVGTRSIEVSERVSERLLSERLQLLAATIILRSRLDADKEIGDEKQELFNHLNSKFETLGINNFSKLAKRLEVELNMLSDANISELASILSIRPSGIAKLREALKEGIVHNVLNAKYHEMEAQIISQAGRRGAVTIATNMAGRGVDIILGGSKLSDDEEAEFEDDPIEMQAFDMSDLTWDMDSWKQHNPDKYDESLKNPKTLNVIERGGMYIIGTERHESRRIDNQLRGRSGRQGDPGASKFFVSFEDELMRLFGDKSGSWMFQGWQEHEAIEHEGGLGKVLSKAIERAQKKVEMHHFEMRKHVLDYDDVMNVQRETIYKERRRILEGADLRATVIGYLYETMQAAIDMFCHEGMATNEWDTDGLFHYVNGILPLELYANPSDLKGKKRDELSDMLDEIVDKSYEAKEQEIGVELMRDIERHVTLDMINRKWIDHLDAMDFLREGIGLRGYAQRDPLVEYKKEAYDLFSAMLDSVQEDMAKIMYRVQTQEPPRRRRLTYDNLIEMSSEGPQGMGEDQAKMAKVAATIKGKHGKIGRNDPCPCGSGKKFKKCCMGKFEQ, from the coding sequence ATGAACATAATTAAGCTATTCAGCGCCAATGAGCGCGAGATAAAGAAGTTCCGCAAGGTCGCTGATCAGATAACCGCTCTTGAACCATCCATAAAGTCTCTGACTGATGAGCAGCTTCGAGCAAAAACAGACGAGTTCCGCGAGCGCATCGCTCAGGGTGAGACTGTTGACGACTTGCTTGTTGAGGCATTTGCAGTTGTGCGCGAGGCCGGCATTAGGACGCTTGGGATGCGCCATTTCGATGTTCAGCTCATCGGTGGAATGGTGCTCCACCAGGGTCGCATCGCCGAGATGAGGACCGGTGAAGGCAAGACACTGGTCGCCACTCTTCCACTCTACCTAAACGCCCTCGAAGGCAAGGGCGCGCATCTGGTCACTGTAAACGACTTCCTCTCAAAGCGCGACGCTGCCTGGAATGGTCCACTATATCATTTTCTTGGCCTAACTGTCGGCTCGATCCATGGGCAGAGCGCAGAGAGCGGCGGGAGTGGAAATTCATACATGTTCGACCCCGATTATGCCGCTGAAAGCCCGCTGGGATGGGATAAGCTCAGGCCTGTGACTCGCCAGGAGGCATACGCCTGTGATATCACGTATGGGACCAACCATGAGTTCGGGTTCGACTATTTGCGTGACAATATGGCTTTCCGAGCTGAGGATCTGGTGCAGCGTGAGCTTCACTATGCCATCGTCGATGAGGTCGACTCCATTCTTGTGGATGAGGCAAGGACCCCGCTGATTATTTCCGGGCCGGGCAACCGTTCCAGCGATATGTATTATAAAATGGACAAGGTCGTCCGCAGACTCGTCAAAGAGCGCGATTACACGATCGATGAGAAGGCCAAAACGGCCATGCTCACTGAAGACGGCACTCGCAAGGTCGAAGAGATCACCGGCTGCGGCAACCTCAGTGACCCTGATAATATTGAGATAAACCAGTATGTCAATGCGGCCTTGAAGGCTCATGCCGTATTTAAGAAAGACATCGACTATGTGGTCAAGGACGGCCAGGTTATCATCGTCGATGAGTTCACAGGCAGGCTCATGTTCGGCAGGCGCTGGAGTGATGGACTCCATCAGGCAGTCGAAGCAAAAGAGGGCGTCCCGGTCGAGGAAGAAAACCAGACCCTGGCAACCATCACATACCAGAACTATTTCCGCCTGTATGACAAACTTTCGGGTATGACCGGCACTGCAAAGACGGAAGAAGAAGAGTTCCGCAAGATATATGCGCTCGATGTGGTCGAGATTCCGACAAACCGCCCCGTGATCCGCAAAGACTCACCGGATGTTATCTATAAGACCGAAGAGGCCAAGTTCCGCGGGATAGTAACTGAAGTTTTGAAGGCATATACGCGCGAACAGCCTGTGCTGGTCGGCACACGATCTATCGAAGTCTCCGAGCGGGTAAGCGAAAGGCTTTTATCTGAGAGGCTCCAGCTTTTGGCTGCAACAATCATCCTGCGATCACGGCTGGATGCAGACAAAGAGATCGGCGATGAGAAGCAGGAACTCTTCAACCATCTAAACTCCAAATTCGAGACTCTCGGTATCAATAATTTCAGCAAACTTGCTAAAAGGCTTGAGGTCGAGCTTAACATGCTCAGTGATGCCAATATCAGCGAATTGGCGTCGATCCTTTCGATCAGACCGAGTGGAATCGCCAAACTCCGTGAGGCCCTAAAAGAGGGTATCGTTCATAACGTATTGAATGCCAAATACCACGAGATGGAAGCGCAGATCATATCTCAGGCCGGCCGCCGTGGAGCAGTAACTATAGCCACCAACATGGCAGGCCGTGGTGTTGACATCATACTTGGCGGCTCAAAGCTTTCTGATGACGAAGAGGCCGAGTTTGAAGATGACCCGATCGAGATGCAGGCTTTCGATATGTCTGACCTCACCTGGGATATGGACTCATGGAAACAGCATAACCCGGACAAATATGACGAATCGCTGAAGAATCCGAAGACGCTGAACGTGATCGAGCGGGGCGGCATGTATATAATCGGCACAGAGCGGCATGAGAGCCGCCGGATCGACAACCAGCTCAGAGGCCGTTCCGGCAGACAGGGTGACCCAGGCGCGTCCAAGTTCTTCGTCTCGTTTGAAGACGAACTGATGCGCCTGTTTGGCGACAAGTCGGGCTCATGGATGTTCCAAGGCTGGCAGGAGCATGAGGCGATCGAGCATGAAGGCGGCCTGGGCAAAGTCCTCTCGAAAGCTATCGAGCGGGCGCAGAAGAAAGTCGAAATGCACCACTTCGAGATGCGCAAGCACGTTCTCGACTATGACGACGTGATGAATGTCCAGCGTGAGACTATCTATAAAGAGCGCCGCCGCATCCTCGAAGGTGCCGACCTCCGGGCGACTGTAATTGGCTACCTGTATGAGACTATGCAGGCAGCAATCGATATGTTCTGTCATGAGGGCATGGCGACTAACGAATGGGACACAGACGGCTTGTTCCATTATGTAAACGGCATTCTTCCTTTGGAATTATATGCCAATCCATCTGATCTCAAGGGCAAGAAGCGTGATGAGCTCTCGGATATGCTCGATGAGATAGTCGATAAGAGCTATGAGGCCAAGGAACAGGAGATCGGCGTTGAGCTGATGCGTGATATCGAACGCCATGTGACCTTGGATATGATAAACCGCAAGTGGATCGATCACCTGGACGCGATGGACTTCCTGCGTGAGGGAATCGGCTTACGGGGCTATGCTCAGCGCGACCCGCTGGTCGAGTATAAGAAAGAGGCCTATGACCTCTTCTCGGCTATGCTCGACAGCGTACAGGAAGATATGGCCAAGATAATGTATCGTGTCCAGACTCAGGAGCCTCCAAGGCGCAGACGCCTGACATATGATAACCTCATTGAGATGTCATCCGAAGGTCCTCAGGGCATGGGTGAGGATCAGGCAAAAATGGCCAAAGTTGCAGCCACGATAAAGGGCAAGCACGGCAAGATAGGCCGCAACGATCCTTGTCCGTGCGGCAGCGGCAAGAAGTTCAAGAAGTGCTGTATGGGCAAGTTTGAACAGTAA